Proteins from a single region of Flavobacterium sp. YJ01:
- a CDS encoding phospholipase D-like domain-containing protein translates to METGAFISNENAETYKNYTKNESVFITQNNTVRLKEELIKIINDSTTVLKICSFIITDKEIFDLILEKATRTNVTIFILTQLDKSKLNNFTSLSEFLTEEEMNDKTSTIHLNYIKKLHDNGVHIRASESAHAKFIIADRGCGFIMSANITTPSLNENTESGIYLDKNSSEELDKLFDIIYIKGTNYSGFTNSLKKGKMMVNYTQVNYAFDNLPKAADSNLRFTYLDKTFNLLDEITNIIDNSNEFIYLSTYSIVGLQHIERLVKALENAVIRGVKVFLFCRGMNYRNDHLSASEVLAKIGCEIFGNYDNHSKGIISETDGLIFTANIDGNHGLINGFEVGCILNKKQREDFLDFHKYLINHSNYKYKIAPQRIDLIKAYINYEKYKNISPTQIPSDLIIKANLNINVEKDDFLKLPIFYAISDKNTHLTVGNYTYDCVFEGNTFTIVKKQYFQYNREKYLLKFFNLTLEIVQ, encoded by the coding sequence TTGGAAACTGGAGCGTTTATTAGTAACGAAAATGCTGAAACTTATAAAAATTACACTAAGAATGAATCCGTATTTATAACCCAAAATAATACCGTAAGACTTAAAGAAGAATTGATTAAAATTATTAATGATAGTACTACTGTCCTCAAGATATGTAGTTTTATTATAACGGATAAAGAAATATTTGATTTAATACTAGAAAAAGCAACAAGAACAAATGTCACAATATTTATTTTAACACAATTAGACAAATCGAAACTAAATAATTTTACATCATTAAGTGAATTCTTGACAGAAGAAGAAATGAATGATAAAACTTCTACAATTCATTTGAATTATATAAAAAAACTACATGATAATGGTGTTCATATCAGAGCTTCTGAATCTGCTCACGCTAAGTTTATTATTGCCGATCGAGGATGCGGGTTTATCATGAGCGCTAATATAACGACACCGTCTTTAAATGAAAATACGGAATCTGGAATTTACCTCGACAAAAATAGTAGTGAGGAATTAGATAAACTTTTTGATATAATTTATATCAAAGGAACAAATTACTCTGGATTTACTAATTCGCTAAAAAAAGGTAAAATGATGGTAAACTACACTCAAGTAAATTATGCATTCGATAATCTGCCAAAGGCAGCTGACTCTAATTTAAGATTTACATATTTAGATAAAACATTCAATCTTCTTGATGAAATCACTAATATCATTGATAATTCCAATGAATTCATTTATTTATCAACATATAGTATTGTTGGTTTACAGCATATTGAAAGGCTAGTAAAGGCACTGGAAAATGCTGTGATTAGAGGTGTTAAAGTATTTTTATTTTGCAGAGGTATGAATTATAGAAATGATCATTTATCAGCCTCAGAAGTTTTAGCTAAAATTGGGTGTGAAATTTTCGGAAATTATGACAATCATTCTAAGGGCATTATTTCAGAAACAGATGGATTAATTTTTACGGCTAATATTGATGGAAATCATGGATTAATTAATGGATTTGAAGTGGGTTGTATATTGAATAAAAAACAAAGAGAAGATTTTCTTGATTTTCATAAATATTTAATAAATCACAGTAATTATAAATATAAAATTGCTCCACAAAGAATTGATTTAATTAAAGCCTATATCAACTACGAAAAATATAAAAATATTTCACCTACACAGATCCCATCAGATCTAATTATAAAAGCAAATCTGAACATAAATGTGGAGAAAGATGATTTTCTGAAACTGCCAATTTTTTATGCAATATCAGATAAGAATACCCATTTAACTGTTGGGAATTACACATATGATTGCGTTTTTGAAGGCAATACCTTTACAATCGTTAAAAAACAATATTTTCAATATAATAGAGAAAAATATTTACTTAAATTTTTTAATCTGACATTAGAAATAGTACAATGA
- a CDS encoding DUF1887 family CARF protein gives MRHQIALVGGQLLPIYLGIKEFSPDKIHFIVSKESIESLTNLKPMISGIPQNEYRCNAFDFYEIKTICERIIQKIDPEDTITFNLTGGTKIMVLACQAIIHEKSLDGFYINQDDSFLVLPSYERKSISTEISVKEFFDITGHSTYNYKTIKDFTEEDIKTAEKIKNFANNDSRYKLIIGAFRKKYFNKNDSLPSKGSESINSGIKVIWDQTSLNIEFKNKNILKLNSKIAYDLFFEAVWWELIVAKEIISLKNYKEVFLGFELNFKSDKQATKNEIDILINTGKKLIFIECKSGFVRQEDINKMKIVKQTYGGIIAKSILVCREMPNQSIMEKCKELDIELFYSFALNIEVNPLNKLSKVINQLERKASI, from the coding sequence ATGAGACATCAAATCGCTTTAGTTGGAGGTCAACTATTACCAATATATCTAGGAATAAAAGAATTTAGCCCTGATAAAATTCATTTTATTGTATCAAAAGAATCAATTGAAAGTCTTACTAATTTAAAGCCGATGATCAGCGGTATACCACAAAATGAGTATCGATGTAATGCTTTTGATTTTTATGAAATAAAGACAATTTGTGAAAGAATAATCCAAAAAATAGATCCAGAAGATACTATTACCTTTAATTTAACTGGAGGAACTAAAATAATGGTATTGGCTTGTCAAGCAATCATCCATGAGAAAAGTTTAGATGGATTTTATATTAACCAAGATGATTCTTTTTTAGTCTTACCTTCATACGAAAGAAAAAGTATCAGTACTGAAATATCAGTAAAAGAATTTTTTGATATAACTGGACACAGCACATACAATTACAAAACCATAAAGGACTTTACAGAAGAAGATATAAAAACTGCTGAAAAGATTAAAAATTTTGCCAATAACGATTCTAGATATAAATTAATTATTGGCGCCTTCAGAAAGAAATATTTTAATAAAAATGATTCCCTACCATCAAAAGGAAGTGAGTCAATAAATAGTGGCATTAAAGTGATTTGGGATCAAACATCACTAAATATCGAGTTTAAAAACAAAAATATTTTAAAATTAAACTCCAAAATAGCATATGATTTATTTTTCGAAGCTGTTTGGTGGGAGTTAATAGTCGCAAAAGAAATTATTAGTTTGAAAAACTATAAGGAGGTATTTTTAGGATTTGAACTTAATTTTAAATCTGATAAACAAGCGACTAAAAATGAAATAGATATTTTAATTAATACTGGGAAAAAATTAATTTTTATTGAATGTAAATCAGGTTTTGTCAGACAGGAAGATATTAATAAAATGAAAATTGTAAAGCAGACTTATGGAGGTATAATAGCGAAATCTATTCTAGTTTGTCGTGAAATGCCTAATCAATCTATAATGGAAAAATGTAAAGAGTTAGATATCGAATTATTTTATTCATTTGCATTAAACATAGAAGTTAATCCTTTAAATAAGCTGTCTAAAGTTATCAATCAGTTAGAGCGAAAAGCATCAATTTAA
- a CDS encoding nuclear transport factor 2 family protein has protein sequence MTNFQQMSKILVLLVVHTFLFSMSLNAQNKILFVTSNQDFYGNTKIPSANHFEEIVVPYDIFIKAGYTVDFVSPKGGAIPIGYINTSDSLQKKYLYDSWFMNKLEHSKKPSSIISRDYVAIFYSGGGAAMFGVAEDITIQKIARTIYNNNGIIAAICHGTAGIVNLKDEKGKSLYAGLKITGYPDELENKNAEYYKAFPFSINNTIKQNRGHFIFSKNGGDAFYSVDGRFVTGQDPSSGIKVADEVVSLLKVNFKVQQPKSKNDLEQITSILNDYIEGTANGQPERLRKAFHPKFNLYTVANDTLWVRSGEKYITNIKTGEKVNRVGKIISIDVENDAAIAKAEIIVPDWRTFTDYFLLLKYEGSWKIVHKSYSWRELTKV, from the coding sequence ATGACCAATTTTCAGCAAATGAGCAAAATATTAGTTCTATTAGTGGTTCACACATTTCTATTTTCGATGAGTTTAAACGCTCAAAACAAAATCTTGTTTGTAACTTCAAATCAAGATTTTTATGGGAATACAAAAATTCCATCTGCCAATCATTTTGAAGAAATCGTTGTTCCTTATGATATTTTTATAAAAGCTGGCTATACCGTTGATTTTGTAAGTCCAAAAGGTGGCGCAATTCCTATTGGCTACATCAACACATCAGATAGTTTGCAGAAAAAGTATTTGTATGATAGCTGGTTTATGAATAAATTAGAACATTCTAAGAAACCATCATCAATTATTTCCAGAGATTATGTCGCAATTTTTTATAGTGGTGGCGGCGCTGCAATGTTTGGAGTTGCTGAAGATATTACAATTCAAAAAATCGCAAGAACGATTTATAATAACAACGGAATTATCGCTGCAATCTGCCACGGAACGGCAGGAATTGTTAACTTAAAAGATGAAAAAGGAAAATCGTTGTATGCCGGATTAAAAATTACGGGTTATCCTGATGAATTAGAAAATAAGAATGCTGAATATTATAAAGCCTTCCCATTCTCAATAAACAATACGATTAAACAAAATAGAGGGCATTTTATATTTTCTAAAAACGGAGGAGATGCTTTTTATAGCGTTGACGGCAGATTTGTAACAGGTCAAGACCCAAGCTCAGGCATTAAAGTGGCTGATGAAGTGGTCTCGCTTCTAAAAGTCAATTTTAAAGTCCAACAACCAAAATCAAAAAATGATTTGGAACAAATTACAAGTATTCTTAATGATTATATTGAAGGAACTGCTAACGGACAGCCAGAAAGACTTCGAAAAGCTTTTCATCCTAAGTTTAATTTATATACTGTGGCAAACGATACGCTTTGGGTACGCTCAGGCGAAAAGTATATTACTAATATAAAAACTGGAGAAAAAGTAAACAGAGTTGGAAAGATTATTTCAATTGATGTAGAAAATGATGCCGCAATTGCTAAAGCAGAAATAATAGTTCCAGATTGGCGAACTTTTACCGACTATTTTTTATTATTAAAATATGAAGGAAGCTGGAAAATAGTTCATAAAAGTTATTCTTGGAGGGAATTAACTAAAGTATAA
- a CDS encoding nuclear transport factor 2 family protein — protein sequence MRKVFLFISFNFLFFNAYSQVSDPGNDWLSIQKTLNLYLDGQATGDSVKVGQSFHDSWQLKYFADNKLNIVRKSDYMKGYKVPYARVANWSGRIIFIDITNNVAAAKVEISTSKLLFIDYFNLMKINQDWFIVDKISTRTPHKTIEAPTAQSK from the coding sequence ATGAGAAAAGTCTTTTTATTTATTTCCTTTAATTTTTTGTTCTTTAATGCCTATTCGCAAGTAAGCGATCCTGGCAATGATTGGCTTTCGATTCAAAAAACACTTAACCTTTATTTAGACGGACAAGCGACAGGCGATTCTGTTAAGGTTGGACAGTCATTTCATGATTCGTGGCAGTTAAAATACTTTGCTGATAATAAGTTAAATATTGTACGTAAATCTGATTACATGAAAGGTTACAAAGTGCCCTATGCTAGAGTTGCAAATTGGTCAGGACGAATTATTTTTATTGATATTACAAATAATGTGGCTGCTGCAAAGGTCGAAATAAGTACTTCAAAGCTTTTATTTATCGATTATTTCAATCTGATGAAAATAAATCAAGACTGGTTTATTGTCGACAAAATTTCGACTAGGACACCACACAAAACAATTGAGGCTCCTACGGCACAGTCGAAATAA
- a CDS encoding helix-turn-helix domain-containing protein, protein MESNQLLFFLSALGAFNGFILSFYFAVNAKKKIFANYFLSLLLLVLSIRIIKSVFFYFNPSLSNIFIQIGLSACVLIGPFLFLTLKSHAQNGKTTWVQHVIPYLAIITVLGTFYPYTQHQLIWSLWIVKAIYFQWLVYIILSLKYLQPIFYKFKEKENLKKIDIWFLSIYFGVSLIWLAYASAAYTSYIVGALSFTFILYLIILLLIFRNTSESIFFKEKEKYKNKEMDSEMLDLIRQKIITIEEKELYLNPDFNLEDAAKELKITKHLLSQYVNEILGKSFSNLIKEYRIEKAKKLLETEKNLTYESLGYDSGFTSKSTFFTAFKKITGLTPAEYQKAYSKGV, encoded by the coding sequence ATGGAATCAAACCAGTTACTTTTCTTTCTTAGCGCATTAGGAGCCTTTAATGGATTTATACTCTCATTTTATTTTGCTGTGAATGCTAAAAAGAAAATTTTTGCAAATTACTTTTTATCCTTGCTTCTTTTAGTTTTAAGTATTCGAATTATAAAATCTGTTTTTTTCTACTTTAATCCTTCTCTCTCCAATATTTTTATTCAAATCGGACTTTCAGCTTGTGTTCTTATTGGTCCTTTTCTTTTCTTAACCCTTAAATCACACGCTCAAAATGGAAAAACGACTTGGGTTCAACACGTAATACCCTATTTAGCAATTATAACCGTTTTAGGGACTTTTTATCCTTATACTCAACATCAATTAATTTGGAGCCTCTGGATTGTAAAGGCAATATATTTTCAATGGTTGGTATATATTATTTTATCATTAAAATATCTTCAACCTATTTTTTACAAATTCAAAGAAAAAGAAAATTTAAAGAAAATAGACATTTGGTTTCTTAGTATTTACTTTGGCGTTTCACTAATATGGTTGGCTTATGCCAGCGCGGCTTATACTTCATACATTGTTGGAGCATTGTCCTTCACCTTTATTTTATATTTAATTATTCTACTTTTAATTTTTAGAAATACCAGCGAAAGTATTTTTTTTAAAGAAAAAGAAAAATACAAGAATAAAGAAATGGATAGTGAAATGCTTGACCTTATCCGTCAAAAAATAATAACTATCGAAGAAAAAGAACTTTATCTTAATCCAGATTTCAATCTTGAAGATGCTGCAAAAGAATTAAAAATAACCAAGCATTTATTATCTCAATATGTAAATGAAATTTTAGGAAAATCATTTTCAAATCTTATAAAAGAATATAGAATCGAAAAAGCCAAAAAATTACTAGAAACTGAAAAAAACTTAACTTATGAAAGTTTAGGTTATGACAGCGGCTTTACTTCAAAATCTACATTTTTCACTGCATTTAAAAAAATAACAGGTCTAACTCCGGCAGAATATCAAAAAGCATATTCAAAAGGAGTTTAA
- a CDS encoding endonuclease V codes for MPNKILAFDTYYFDQKAKTVCLEFEKWNEGKNFKVYSEIIENVEEYIPGEFYKRELPCILSLLQQIDLSEIEVIVVDGFVYLDDENKYGLGGYLYEKLNKKIPIIGVAKTNFASIEKNKKALFRGDSKKPLYITSIGIDLDEAFKKVESMHGEFRFPTLLKELDRLTKEI; via the coding sequence ATGCCCAATAAAATCTTAGCTTTTGATACGTACTATTTTGATCAAAAAGCAAAAACTGTTTGTCTTGAATTCGAAAAATGGAATGAAGGCAAAAATTTTAAAGTTTACTCTGAAATCATTGAAAATGTTGAAGAATATATTCCAGGAGAGTTTTACAAAAGAGAATTGCCTTGTATTTTAAGTTTACTCCAACAAATTGATTTATCTGAAATTGAAGTAATTGTAGTTGACGGGTTTGTCTATTTAGATGACGAAAATAAATACGGTTTAGGCGGTTATTTATATGAAAAATTAAACAAAAAAATCCCAATTATTGGCGTTGCTAAAACAAATTTTGCTTCAATAGAAAAAAACAAAAAAGCATTGTTTAGAGGCGACAGTAAAAAACCATTGTACATTACTTCTATCGGAATTGATTTGGATGAAGCTTTTAAAAAAGTTGAAAGCATGCATGGAGAATTTAGATTTCCGACCTTATTAAAAGAATTGGATCGATTAACCAAGGAAATATGA
- a CDS encoding VOC family protein, with product MKTKMIWGNLVSNDLQKTIQFYTDLGFKQNGKETDELVSFIFAENNFIINFFVPKKLEVAVKGKLANAKTENEIIFSLSAKSREEVDLWYKKVKEIGGTIFSEPENFEVGYTFGFADPDGHKFNFLYWPGM from the coding sequence ATGAAAACTAAAATGATATGGGGAAACCTTGTTTCTAATGATTTACAAAAAACAATTCAATTTTACACTGATTTAGGTTTCAAACAAAACGGAAAAGAAACAGACGAGTTGGTGAGTTTTATATTTGCTGAAAATAATTTCATCATTAACTTTTTTGTTCCCAAAAAATTAGAAGTTGCTGTAAAAGGAAAATTAGCAAATGCCAAAACAGAAAACGAAATTATCTTTTCTTTATCAGCAAAGAGTAGAGAAGAAGTGGATCTTTGGTATAAAAAAGTAAAAGAAATCGGCGGTACTATTTTCTCTGAACCAGAAAATTTTGAAGTCGGTTATACTTTTGGTTTTGCAGATCCAGACGGACATAAATTCAATTTTTTATATTGGCCGGGAATGTAG
- a CDS encoding Crp/Fnr family transcriptional regulator, which yields MKELVNYILQFGNLNQQQIDLILSKAQEREIRKEAYFSEAGKVSVEVGFILEGILRVCYYNNKGEEITKYFIDENNLVVDLDSFDNNICSSAYVQAVTDCKMIIFSKKDWQELLDTIIGWDTIVHKIISKALMQKVARRSPLVSEDATTRYLSFMEMFPNVINRVPLSYLASYLGITQSSLSRIRKNIR from the coding sequence ATGAAAGAATTAGTAAATTATATATTGCAGTTTGGCAATTTAAATCAGCAGCAAATTGATTTGATTTTATCTAAAGCTCAAGAAAGAGAAATTCGTAAAGAAGCTTATTTTTCTGAAGCTGGAAAAGTTTCTGTTGAAGTTGGTTTTATTTTAGAAGGAATTCTGCGTGTTTGTTATTACAACAACAAAGGCGAAGAAATCACCAAATACTTTATAGACGAAAATAATCTCGTTGTAGATTTAGACAGTTTCGATAACAATATTTGCTCTTCTGCCTACGTACAAGCAGTTACAGATTGTAAAATGATTATTTTTTCTAAAAAAGACTGGCAAGAATTATTAGACACGATTATTGGTTGGGATACAATTGTGCATAAAATAATCTCCAAAGCTTTAATGCAAAAAGTAGCTAGAAGAAGTCCGCTGGTTTCTGAAGATGCTACAACGCGTTATTTATCTTTTATGGAAATGTTTCCAAATGTAATCAACCGCGTTCCGCTTTCTTATTTGGCTTCTTATTTAGGAATTACACAATCTTCTTTGAGCAGAATTAGAAAAAATATTCGTTAA
- a CDS encoding SDR family oxidoreductase, whose product MDSVLITGANRSIGLETAKQLSEKGFFIYLGSRDLAKGEEVVKELNQKGFQNIKAIQIDVTNDESVLEAKTIIEKEQGKLDILINNAGILGDVPQDSSTTSVANIQNVFDTNFFGVIRVTQAFIELLKKSDNPRISNITSGLGSLTLHSDPSWKYYAFKAVSYVSSKTALNAFTITLAHELKDLGFKINAIDPGYTATDFNHHSGPASVESAASFIIKHTLDENGPTGKFYSPDIENESEESPW is encoded by the coding sequence ATGGATTCAGTATTAATTACAGGCGCAAATAGAAGCATAGGTTTAGAAACAGCAAAACAGCTTTCAGAAAAAGGATTTTTTATTTATTTAGGAAGTCGTGATCTTGCAAAAGGCGAAGAAGTTGTAAAAGAATTAAACCAAAAAGGATTTCAAAACATCAAAGCGATTCAGATTGATGTTACAAACGACGAAAGTGTTTTAGAGGCGAAAACAATTATAGAAAAGGAGCAAGGCAAATTAGATATTTTAATCAATAACGCTGGAATTTTAGGCGATGTTCCGCAAGATTCGTCTACAACTTCTGTTGCAAATATTCAGAATGTTTTTGACACCAATTTTTTTGGAGTAATCAGAGTAACACAAGCATTTATTGAATTATTAAAAAAATCAGATAATCCAAGAATCAGTAATATTACTTCAGGGCTTGGTTCGCTTACGCTACATAGTGATCCCAGCTGGAAATATTATGCTTTTAAAGCGGTTTCTTATGTTTCTTCAAAAACAGCTTTAAATGCCTTTACCATTACTTTGGCACACGAATTAAAAGATTTAGGTTTTAAAATAAATGCAATTGATCCAGGTTATACCGCAACTGATTTTAATCATCATAGCGGACCTGCGAGTGTAGAAAGCGCGGCAAGTTTCATCATTAAACATACTTTAGATGAAAATGGGCCAACAGGAAAATTCTACAGCCCCGATATAGAAAACGAAAGCGAAGAAAGTCCTTGGTGA
- the map gene encoding type I methionyl aminopeptidase — protein sequence MSITTEAELIGMKKASEAVALTLKEMRKFAKPGISTKELDDYGGQILNDLGAKSAPYLTYGFPGWTCISVDNEFCHGIPSDKRILQEGDLINIDVSAELNGFWSDNGGSFVIGSDVNEHQKLVEASKDILRKAIYNIKGGVRISDIGFLIETEAKKRGYKVIKNLTGHGVGRSLHEAPHEIANYRDRFNQTRFKKNSVVAIETFISTTSTYAETLQDGWTMVGNKGGFMAQHEHTIVVTEGKPIILTEMNEIWN from the coding sequence ATGTCAATTACAACAGAAGCAGAATTAATCGGAATGAAAAAAGCAAGTGAAGCAGTTGCTCTTACTTTAAAAGAAATGAGAAAATTTGCCAAACCCGGAATCTCTACAAAAGAATTAGATGATTATGGCGGACAAATTCTGAATGATTTAGGAGCAAAATCTGCACCATATTTGACTTATGGTTTTCCGGGTTGGACTTGCATTAGTGTTGATAATGAATTTTGTCACGGAATTCCATCTGATAAAAGAATTTTGCAAGAAGGAGATTTAATTAATATTGATGTTTCTGCAGAATTAAACGGGTTTTGGTCCGATAACGGCGGTTCTTTTGTGATCGGATCTGATGTAAACGAACATCAAAAATTAGTAGAAGCTTCAAAAGATATTTTACGCAAAGCTATTTACAACATCAAAGGCGGTGTTCGTATTTCTGATATTGGATTTCTGATTGAAACTGAAGCTAAAAAACGCGGTTATAAAGTCATTAAAAATTTAACTGGGCATGGAGTAGGGAGAAGTCTTCATGAAGCACCACACGAAATTGCCAATTATAGAGATCGTTTTAACCAAACCAGATTTAAGAAAAATTCTGTTGTTGCCATTGAAACGTTTATTTCAACCACTTCTACTTATGCAGAAACGTTGCAAGACGGCTGGACAATGGTCGGAAATAAGGGCGGATTCATGGCACAACACGAACATACAATCGTAGTGACAGAAGGAAAACCCATTATTCTGACCGAAATGAATGAAATTTGGAATTAA
- a CDS encoding serine acetyltransferase, whose product MFNKLVEINCHSRNKFLRKIASNLLEKLYCCEINCAEMDKSVLFAHHGRGCTIVASKICENVVIFQNVSIGANLKYNKISNEWENVGNPIIARNVVIADGAKILGPIVIGKNSVIGAGSIITKDIPPNSVAYGVNQFKQKDINYDFIFNSNMIHPSKIIEANKNLVTEFNKQNKSI is encoded by the coding sequence ATGTTTAATAAACTGGTTGAAATAAACTGCCATTCAAGGAATAAATTCTTACGAAAAATCGCTTCTAATTTATTAGAAAAACTGTATTGCTGCGAAATCAATTGTGCTGAAATGGACAAAAGTGTTTTGTTTGCGCATCACGGACGTGGGTGTACAATTGTGGCTTCTAAAATTTGCGAAAATGTAGTGATTTTTCAAAACGTATCAATTGGAGCTAATTTGAAATATAATAAAATCAGCAACGAATGGGAAAATGTCGGAAATCCGATTATTGCTAGGAATGTTGTAATTGCCGATGGAGCTAAAATTTTAGGTCCTATAGTAATTGGAAAAAACTCAGTTATTGGTGCTGGTTCTATTATTACAAAAGATATTCCACCAAATAGTGTGGCGTATGGAGTAAATCAATTTAAACAAAAAGACATTAACTACGATTTTATATTTAATTCAAATATGATTCATCCAAGCAAGATAATTGAAGCTAATAAAAATTTAGTTACCGAATTTAATAAACAAAATAAATCTATTTAA
- a CDS encoding VOC family protein has product MENISNEITPKVTGIGGIFFFLDNPKETKDWYAKNLGLEINDWGSASFESRNLENPEQIESTQWCPFKKGDEYFSPSKKDFMVNYRVQNIEGLLEKLKANGVTVLDEIETYDYGKFVHIMDAEGNKIELWEPA; this is encoded by the coding sequence ATGGAAAATATTTCAAATGAAATTACACCAAAAGTCACAGGAATTGGCGGAATTTTCTTTTTTCTAGACAATCCGAAAGAAACTAAAGATTGGTATGCGAAAAATTTAGGGTTAGAAATAAACGATTGGGGTTCTGCCAGTTTTGAATCTCGAAATCTTGAAAATCCAGAACAAATTGAATCAACACAATGGTGTCCTTTTAAGAAAGGTGACGAATATTTTTCTCCTTCTAAAAAAGATTTCATGGTCAATTATCGCGTTCAAAATATCGAAGGACTTTTAGAAAAACTAAAAGCAAACGGAGTTACTGTTTTGGACGAGATTGAAACGTACGATTACGGAAAATTTGTTCATATAATGGATGCTGAAGGCAATAAAATTGAACTTTGGGAACCGGCTTAA